The DNA window CGTGCATGACCGCGTTGACCAGCGCGAGGTGGGTGAACGCCTGCGGGAAGTTGCCCAGGTGCTTGCCGGTGCGGGGGTCGAGCTCCTCGGCGTAGAGCTGCAGGTCGCCCGACAGCGAGAGCAGCTTCTCGCAGAGCCGGCGGGCGCGGTCGACCTCGCCGATCTCGACGAGGGCGGACACCAGCCAGAACGAGCAGATCGTGAAGGTGCCCTCCTCGCCGTGGAAGCCGTCGTCGGTCTCCTCCGGGCGGTAGCGCAGGACCAGCCCGTCGACGGTGAGCTCGTCGGCGACCGCCAGCACCGTCGCGCGCAGCCGCGGGTCGTCCTGCGGGAGGAAGCGCAGCAGCGGCGCGAGCAGCACCGAGGCGTCGAGCGCGTCGCTGCCGTAGCGCTGCACCAGCACGCCGCGCTCGTCCAAGCCGTGGGTGAGCACGTCGTCGCGGATCTCGTCGGCGAGCGCCGACCACTCCTCGGCGCGCTTGGTCTGCTCCAGCATGCGCGCGATGCGTGCGCCTCGGTCGAGCGCGACCCAGCACATGATCTTGGACGAGACGAAGTGCTGCGGCTCGCCGCGCACCTCCCAGATGCCGCGGTCGGGCTCGCGCCAGGCGTCCATGGCCCGCTGGGTGAGCGCCTCCATCAGCGGCCAGATGCGCTCGTCGATGTGCTCCTGCACCTTGGCGTGGAGGTAGACCGAGTCGAGGATGGCGCCCCACACGTCGTGCTGCACCTGGTCGTAGGCCGCGTTGCCGATCCGCACCGGTGAGGCTCCCGCGTAGCCCGGCAGGTGGGGCAGCTCGCGCTCCGGGAGCTCGGCCTCGCCGCCGATGCCGTACATGATCTGCACCTCGCCGTCGCTGGTCGCGACGTCGAGCAGGAACGAGAAGAAGTCGACCGCCTCCCAGTCGAAGCCGAGGGTGTACATCGCCCACAGCGCGAACGTGGAGTCGCGGATCCAGGAGTAGCGGTAGTCGTAGTTGCGGCTGCCCTGCGGCGTCTCCGGCAGCGAGGTCGTCGCAGCCGCCATGATCGCGCCGGTGGGTGCGTAGGTCAGGCCCTTGAGCGTGAGCGCGCTGCGCTGCAGGAAGCTGCGCCACGGGTGGTCGGGGAAGTTGCCGCGCGCCAGCCAGTGCTGCCAGTGGTGGGCGGTCCACACGAGCTTGTCGTAGGCCTCGGCGAAGGTCCGCGGCGGCACGGCGCCGTGCCACGACATCGCGACGAAGCGCTCCTCGCCCTCCTTGAGCAGCGTGCGGGCGGTGGCCAGCCCGCCCTCGAAGCCGAGCCGCATGTCGCTGGTGAGCACCAGCTCGAGGTCGGTGCCCTCGGCGCGGGCGACGCCCTGCGAGTAGTCGTCGCCGGTGTAGGACCAGACCACCGGCACGCGGCCGTAGTCGGCGACCGGCTCGCAGTCCATCACCACCTGCACCTCGCCCGAGGCGCAGCGCACCGTGCGCAGCAGGATGTGCTCGGCGTCGTAGTCGGTCGGCGGCCGCTTGTGGGTGCCCGAGCGCTCGTGCTGGTGGTGCCAGGGGCCCATGACGAGCACGTCGCGCACGATCAGCCAGCCGGTCGAGGTGCCCCAGCTGGTCTCGAGCACCATCGTGCCCGGGAGGTAGCGCCGTGCGTCGGGCACCGTGCGGTCGCTGGGCCCGAGGCCGAACGCGCCCGCGTGCCGGCCGAGGATCGCGCCGAAGACGCTCGGTGCGTCCATCCGCGGCACGCTCATCCACTCGATCGCGCCGCTGGGGGCGACCAGGGCGGTGACCTCGCCGTCGGAGATGAAGCCGTAGTCGCCGATCGGGGGGAAGGCGGAGGTCGACGGCCCGCTGGCCGGGGGAGTCGCCTCCTGCGTCACGTCGTCCGGCTGTGCCGGCTCGCCGTCGGTGTCCGTCGTCGCCACAGGGCTCCTCCCTCTCGCGGGCACCGTACCCCCGGAGCGGCGGGAGGGCGCGCGCGGCGCGGCGTCGAACCGCGAGGGGCCGAACCACCGCGTCGCGCCCACGGGCTCAGCCCTTGACCGAGTCGTCGTCCAGGCCGTCGAGGAGGTCGGCGCCCGGCCCGCCGTGCAGGCTGTCGTGGCCGTCGCCGCCGAAGAGGTGGTCGTCGCCGGCGCCGCCGTGGATGGTGTCGTCACCCGCACCACCGCAGACCACGTCGTTGCCGTCGCCGCCTTGCACCTTGTCCTTGCCGCCGAGCGCCACGATGACGTCGTCGCCAGCGGTGCCGGTGATCCTGTCGTTGCCCTCGGTGCCGACGATCGTCGCGACCTGCCCGTCGCAGCGCAGCAGCGTCACCGGGCCGCCCGGATCGGTGACGATGCCGTTGGCGGTGAGGTCGGAGTCGCCACGGACGCCGTCGACCAGGTGCAGCGTCACGGTGTCGCCCGAGACGGTCGCGCCGGTGCCGCCCGCGAAGGAGAAGTCGTACCAGGCAGGGGTCGGCGCGCCCGGTCGCGGGCCGTGCTTCCAGTACGCGTCCGGTGCCGTCCCCGGCGGCAGCAGCAGCTGCACCGTGGCGGTCGGACTCGCGGTGACCGAGAAGCTGAAGGCGCCGACCGGCAGCCGCACGCCCGCCGGGGCGCCGGGTGCGGGCGCCGTCGTGTGCACGTCCTGGAGCACCGAGCCCGGGCTGGCGACGAAGGTGACGTAGCCGGCACCGTTCGCCGCCGGCAGCGAGGCCACGCCCGGCTGCAGCCGGTCGGGGATGCCGTCGCTGTTGCCGTCGCCGCCGTGCGGTGCGCCGTCCTCGGTCGCCGGCGAGACGCCGTCGCCGTCGCTCGGGGGCTGGTACTCGTAGGCGCCGAGGTCGCACCGCGGCGTACCGTCCAGGTCACCGTCGACCGGTCGCGGCTGCTGGCGCGCGTCGTGCGTGCCGCAGTCGAAGAAGGTCGCGGACGTGCCGGACACGTCCGCGTCGATCGCGGGGCTGCCGGAGAGCAGGGCGTGGGTACGCGGCAGACCGCCGTTCGCGCCGAGCGGGCCGAGCCGCGGGTCGAGGGGCGCCTCGCCCGTGCCGCTCTGGATCGTGCTGTGGTCGCCGAAGATCGTGTCGCGGATGACGCAGCTGTCGCTGAGCACCCCGAGCAGGTTGTCGCGGTGCGAAGTCATCCGGAAGGTGGTCGGGCTGTAGCAGTCGGGTCCGTAGCCGCTCTGGAAGCGGTCGCGGTTGTCGGTGTTGCCGGCGATGACCGAGTTGGCGACGTTGACCTGCGCGACCGGCCCGAGGTTCATGATGCCGCCGCCGAAGCGGTCCGGCTCGCCCGAGCCGCCCGGCCGGTTGGCCTCGTTGCCGGTGATCGTGCTGAAGCTGATGTCGAGCACCGCGTCGTCGCTCACGTTGCGGATGCCGCCGCCACCGCCCCAGACGCGGTTGCCCGAGACAGTGACGCCCACGAGGTCGGCGTGCTTGAGGTTCGACAGGCCGCCGCCGCGCGTCGCGACGTTGCCCGCGAGGGTGGTGTCGGTGAGGGTGAGGCTGCCGTTGTTGAAGATGCCGCCCCCCTGCGAGGTCTGCCCTCCGCCGCCCTCGGGCAGCGAGTTGTCGCGGACCTCGCTGCGGCGGACGTCGAGCACGCCCCAGTTGCTGATGCCGCCGCCGAAGACGGACGAGGAGTTGTCGCGCACGACGCTGTCGCTGAGCGTCACGCTGGCGCCGGCGTTGACGTAGAGCCCCGCGCCCGGCACGCCGACGTCGCTGCGCCCGTTGCGCAGCGTCAGTCCCGTCACGCTCACGATCGGGCCGTGGCCGGTGCCGACGCGAGGCGCCAGGCAGGCAGGAGTGTCGAGCAGCGGTGACCCGGCTGTCCCCGCCAGGTGGACCCCGCGGTAGGCGCCGGTGGTGCCGGAGTAGCGGAGCACCTGCCTCGTGCCGAAGCTCAGCACCAGCAGGTCGCCGTCCTCGGAGAAGACCAGGTCGGTGGGCCGGTCGAGGCCGCCGGAGCCGGCCGTCACGAACGTGCTCTGGTAGGCGCCGGTCGTGGCGTCGTACTTCAGCACGCGGTCGTTGGCCCAGCTCGAGACGTAGAGCGAGCCACCGCGTACCACCATGCCGCGGGGCGTGTCGAGGCCACCGGAGAAGGGCGCCACGAGCGCACCGAGGTACGCGCCGGTGCCCGCGTCGTAGCGCAGCACCGCGTCGCTGCCGGCGCTCGTGACCAGCAGCTCGTTCCCGCGGAACAGCAGGCTGTTGGGGTTGGCGAGACCGCCGGACCTGGCGGGGACGACGACGTCGACGAACGCGCCCGTGAACCGGTCGTAGCGCAGCACCCGGCTGGCGACGTAGTCGGTGACGTAGAGGTAGTCGCCGTGGAACTCTGCATCGGTCGCACCGCCGAGGCCGCCGGACCCGTTGGCCACGAAGACGCTCTTGGGAGCGCCGGTGCGGCCGTCGTAGCGCACGACGCCCGTGGAGAAACCGGTGACGTAGACGTCGCCGTCGTTGCCCGGGGTGACGGCACCGGGGATCGAGAGCCCGCCAGCGCCGGGGCTGACCAGCGTGCCGTTGCGCTGGCCGTTGCGGTCGACGCTCACCACGCTGTTTCGCGCACTGTCGCAGACCAGGAGCTCCGCGGTGCGCACCTCGAGCACGCTGTCGTGGTGCTGCCCGTCGAGCACCGTCGTCGCGGCACCGCCGGGAGCGTTGAGGAAGAGCGAGTCCTCCACCCGCAGGGCGCTGTCGAGCAGGTAGGTGCCCGGGGGCACGGTGACGGTGTCCATGCCCGGCAGGGCGTCGGTCTGCTGCACGGCAGCTCTCAGCGTGCAGGCACCTCCCGCTGCGGCGCAGACGCCGTCGCTCAGGTCGGCGTCCGGGAGGTCGGCGGTGCTGGTGACCGTGACGGTGGTGGCGAGCGCCGGTGTGGCACCTATGACCACAACGGCGCTCGACACGCCACCTAGTACCAGTGCGGCGCTGACAGTCATGGCGAGGCGGCGACGCCCCCGCGAGTTCTCCCCCATGCTGGCACGGTCGTCCTGGCCGGCGTCGAAGTCAAGGGTCTGCCGGGCAGGCGTAGGTTCGGCCCGTGGCAGCTCCCGAGGACCCGGTCCGGACCGTCGCACCGATCGCGCCCGTTGCACCGAGCAGCGACGCCCACGTGCGGCTGCGGCCGCTCGGCCTGCGCGAGGTGGCGCTGACCGGCGGGCCGTGGCTCGACTGGCAGTGGGCCAACCGCGACGTGACAGCGCCGCACGAGTTCGAGTGGCTCGAGCGCGACGGCACGGTGGACAACCTGCGTCGCCTGGCCCCCGGCGCCACCGGACCCGAGCGACGCGGCTTGTGGTTCACCGACCCGACCTCTACAAGGCCCTCGAGGGAGTGGCCTGGGAGCTCGGGCGTGCGGACTCGCCGGCGCTCGCAGCGCTCGTCGACGAGATGGCCGGCGTCATCGGCGCAGCGCAGGGGCCCGACGGCTACGTCAACTCCTTCGTGCAGGCCGGGCTCGACGTGCGCTGGGACGACCTGGTGAAGAGCCACGAGCTCTACTGCATCGGGCACCTCGTGCAGGCCGGCATCGCGCACCGCCGGGCGACGGGCAGCAGCTCGCTGTTCGACGTGGCGGTCCGCGCGGCCGACTGCGCGGTGCGCGACTTCGGCGGCGGGCGCCGGCGCGACTCCGACGGCCACGAGGAGGTCGAGATGGCGCTGGTCGAGCTCTTCCGCGAGACGGGGGAGCGCGCCTACCTCGAGCTGGCCCGCCAGTTCCTCGACGACCGCGGCTACGGCCTGCTCGGCACCGACGGCCACTTCGAGCCCGCCTACTTCCAGGACGCTGTGCCCGTGCGCGAGCAGACCGAGGTCGTCGGGCACGCGGTGCGCGCGGTCTACCTGATCGCCGGCATGGTCGACGTCTACGTCGAGACCGGTGACCAGACCCTGCTCGACGCAGCGGTCGCGCAGTGGGAGTCGATGACGGCGCGCAAGGCCTACGTCACCGGGGCTGTCGGCTTGCGCGTCGAGGGCGAGGCGTTCGGCGACCCCTACGAGCTGCCGCCCGACCTCGGCTACGGCGAGACCTGCGCCAGCATCGGCGTCGTGATGGCGTCGTGGCGGCTGCTGCTCGCCACCGGCGAGGCGCGCTTCGCCGACGCGGTCGAGCGGGCGCTGCACAACCTGGTCGCCGCGTCGACCTCGGTCGAGCGGACCGGCTTCTTCTACAGCAACCCCGCCCAGCGCCGGGTGCCCCACGAGCCGGCGCCGACCGACACCCGGCCGACCCGCGCGGCGGCTCCGGGCACCCGCCCGCCGTGGTTCGAGTGCGCGTGCTGCCCGCCGAACGTCCTGCGCACCATCGCCTCCCTCGGCGCCTATGTCGCCACGTGGTCGCCCGCCGGCGTGCAGGTGCACCAGTACGTCCCCGCCACCGTCGCCGCCGACCTGCCCGAGGGGCGCGTCGAGCTCGAGGTCGCCACCGCGTACCCGCTCGACGGGGTCGTCGACGTGCGCGTCGTCACCTCGCCCGACGAGCCCTGGGAGTTGCGGCTGCGCGTGCCCGCGTGGGCGGGCGACGGGGCGCGGCTCGAGGTCGACGGCGAGGGGCGCGCCGCCGGAGGGCCGGGGTACGCAGCGGTGGCCCGCCGCTGGGAGGCGGGCGAGCGCGTACGCCTCGTGCTCCCCGTCGCCCCGCGCCTCACGGTGGCCCACCCCTCGGTCGACGCCGTGCGCGGCCAGGTCGCCGTCGAGCGCGGCCCGGTCGTGCTCTGCTTCGAGTCGCCCGACCAGCGCGGGCTCGACCTCGAGCGCGTCGAGCTGCTCGTCGACCGCCCGCTCGAGGAGGAGACCGTCGAGCTGCTCGGCCAGCGGGTCGTGCGGGTCCGGGCGAGGGGCGTCCAGCGCGACGACAGCGGCTGGGCGGGCTCGGGCTGGGCGACGCTGGGGCAGGAGCCGGCCGGCGCGGCCCGCGAGGTCGAGCTCGTGGCGGTGCCCTACGCGCTGTGGGCCAACCGCGGGCCGTCCACGATGCGCGTCTTCGTGCCCGCGCGGCGCGGCTGACCCGACCACCCGTTAGGGTCGCTCGCGTGATCCTGTCGGACGGCACCATCCGCCGCCTGCTCGACGAGGGCCGGCTCGTGGTCGACCCGATCGAGCCCAGCCAGGTGCAGCCGGCCAGCGTCGACGTGCGGCTCGGCGCGGAGTTCCTCGTCTTCCGCAACCACACCGCCGAGGTCATCGACCCCTACGCGCGGCGCAGCGACCTCATGCAGAAGATCGCGGTGGGCGAGGGCGACGCGTTCGTGCTCCACCCCGGCGAGTTCGTGCTCGGCACCACCCTCGAGGCGATCGGCCTGCCCGACGACCTGGTCGCCCGGGTCGAGGGCAAGAGCAGCCTCGGCCGGCTGGGCCTGCTCATCCACGCGACCGCCGGCTTCGTCGACCCCGGCTGGAAGCGCGGCCAGATCACCCTCGAGCTCTCCAACGTCGCGACGCTGCCGATCAAGCTGTGGCCGGGCATGCGGGTCGGGCAGCTCTCCTTCCACACCCTCGACGCGCCGGCCGAGCGGCCCTACGGCCACCCCGACCTGGGCTCGAAGTACGTCGGCCAGCAGGGCCCGGTCGCCTCGCAGTACGAGCAGAACGCACGCAGCTAGCTCTCGTCGGAGAGCTCCACGACCACCGGCGCGTGGTCGGAGGCGCCCTTGCCCTTGCGCGCCTCGCGGTCGATCCAGGCGTCCGTGACCCGCGTGCGCACGGGCTCGCTGGCGTAGACCAGGTCGATGCGCATGCCGAGGTTCTTGTGGAACATGCCGGCGCGGTAGTCCCAGTAGGTGAACGGGATGTCGTACTTCAGCGCGCGCGGCACCACGTCGCCGAGGCCCAGGTCGCGCAGCGCGGCGAGGGCGCCGCGCTCGGGCGGGGTGACGTGCGTGGAGTGCGTGAAGGCCTTCGGGTCCCAGACGTCGGCGTCGGTGGGCGCGACGTTGAAGTCGCCCATCACCGCCAGCGGTCCGGGCAGCTCGGCGGCCACCGCGTCGCGCAGCGCGTCGAACCACGCCAGCTTGTAGGCGTAGTGCTCGTGCCCCGGCTCCCGGCCGTTGGGCACGTAGACCGACCACACGCGTACGCCGCCGCACGTCGCCGACACCGCGCGCGCCTCGCGCACGTCGGGGGTCGGGAAGCCGGGGTCGCTGGGGAGGCCGCGGCGTACGTCGTCGATCCCCACGCGTGAGAGCAGCGCCACGCCGTTCCACCGACCCTCGCCGTGGGCGGCCACCTCGTAGCCCAGCGCCTCGACGCCCGCGCGCGGGAATGCGGCGTCGTCGCACTTGGTCTCCTGCAGGCACACGACGTCGGGCGCGACCCGCTCGAGCCACTCGAGCATCCGGGGCTCGCGGGCCAGCACGGAGTTGACGTTCCAGGTGGCGATGCGCACGGGGCCAAGCATGGCGCACCAGCGCTGGGCGCACCCGTTCGGCCAGAATGGCGGGCGTGACGGTCCTGGTCGTGCAGCACAAGCCGGTGGAGGGGCCCTACCGCCTCGGGCAGGCGCTGGTGCGCGCCGGGCGGGCGCTCGACGTGCGCCGCACCTACCTCGGCGACCCCGTGCCGGCCGACGCGTCGAGCCTGAGCGGGGTCGTCGTCATGGGCGGGCCGATGGCCGCCTACAGCGACGAGGGCTTCGCGAGCAGGACGGCCGAGCTGGCGCTGCTCGAGGACGCGCTCGACCGCTCGGTCCCGGTGCTCGGCATCTGCCTGGGCGCGCAGCTGCTGGCCGTCGCCTCCGGTGGCTCTGCGGTGCCGGGGCACGGGCTCGAGGTGGGCTGGGGCGACGTCGAGCTCACCGAGGCCGCAGCCTCCGACGAGCTGCTCGGCAGCCTGCCGACCCGGCTGCGCACCCTGCACTGGCACGGCGACACGGTCGTCCTGCCGCCGCAGGCTGCCCACCTGGCGCGCAGCGCGGCCTACGAGAACCAGGCCTTCCGCGTCGGCGCGGCCGCCTGGGGGCTCCAGCCGCACCTCGAGCTCGACCGCGCCGGCGTCGACGCGTTCTGCACGGAGTTCGCCGACGAGGCGCCCGGCCCGCTGGGCGAGGAGATCCGCGAGCGGGCGCCGGAGGCCGTCGCGGCGCTCGCGGGGGTCGCCGAGGTGGTGTTCGGGCGGTTCGCGGCTCTCTGCCGCTGAGGCAGGCGAGGGCTCTGCCGCTGGCCCTCAGCCGTCGAGCAGGCCCGCGGTGACGGTCGGCCAGCTGCCCTCGGGCGGCGCCGGCCGGCGCAGCAGGTAGCCCTGGGCGGCGTCGCACCCCAGCTCGCGCAGCGTCGCCAGCTGCTCGGGCGACTCGATGCCCTCGGCGGTCGAGCTCACTCCGAGGCTGCGCGCCAGCGAGATGATCGCCTGCACGATGCGCCGGTCGCGCTCGTCGCGGTGGACGCCGGCGACGAAGGTGCGGTCGATCTTCAGGCTCTGCGGCTCGAGCTCCTTGAGGTAGGCCAGCGAGGAGTAGCCCGTGCCGAAGTCGTCGATCTCGGCGCTCACGCCGAGGTCGCGCAGCGTGTGCAGGCAGGAGATGGAGGTCTCGGGGTCCTGCATCAGCGTCGTCTCCGTGATCTCCACTCCCAGCGCTGAGCCCGGCAGGCCGAACTCCTCGAGCAGAGCGCGTACGTCGTCCTCGAGCCCGAGCGCGAGGTGCGCCGGGCTGACGTTGACGAAGACGCGGCCGGTGGCGCCGGCGCGGCGCCAGCGCGCCGCCTGGGCGCAGGCGGCGCGGAGCACCCACCGGCCGATCGGCAGGGTCAGCCCCATCGACTCGGCGACGTG is part of the Motilibacter peucedani genome and encodes:
- a CDS encoding glycoside hydrolase family 15 protein, whose product is MATTDTDGEPAQPDDVTQEATPPASGPSTSAFPPIGDYGFISDGEVTALVAPSGAIEWMSVPRMDAPSVFGAILGRHAGAFGLGPSDRTVPDARRYLPGTMVLETSWGTSTGWLIVRDVLVMGPWHHQHERSGTHKRPPTDYDAEHILLRTVRCASGEVQVVMDCEPVADYGRVPVVWSYTGDDYSQGVARAEGTDLELVLTSDMRLGFEGGLATARTLLKEGEERFVAMSWHGAVPPRTFAEAYDKLVWTAHHWQHWLARGNFPDHPWRSFLQRSALTLKGLTYAPTGAIMAAATTSLPETPQGSRNYDYRYSWIRDSTFALWAMYTLGFDWEAVDFFSFLLDVATSDGEVQIMYGIGGEAELPERELPHLPGYAGASPVRIGNAAYDQVQHDVWGAILDSVYLHAKVQEHIDERIWPLMEALTQRAMDAWREPDRGIWEVRGEPQHFVSSKIMCWVALDRGARIARMLEQTKRAEEWSALADEIRDDVLTHGLDERGVLVQRYGSDALDASVLLAPLLRFLPQDDPRLRATVLAVADELTVDGLVLRYRPEETDDGFHGEEGTFTICSFWLVSALVEIGEVDRARRLCEKLLSLSGDLQLYAEELDPRTGKHLGNFPQAFTHLALVNAVMHVVRAEES
- a CDS encoding choice-of-anchor U domain-containing protein is translated as MSSAVVVIGATPALATTVTVTSTADLPDADLSDGVCAAAGGACTLRAAVQQTDALPGMDTVTVPPGTYLLDSALRVEDSLFLNAPGGAATTVLDGQHHDSVLEVRTAELLVCDSARNSVVSVDRNGQRNGTLVSPGAGGLSIPGAVTPGNDGDVYVTGFSTGVVRYDGRTGAPKSVFVANGSGGLGGATDAEFHGDYLYVTDYVASRVLRYDRFTGAFVDVVVPARSGGLANPNSLLFRGNELLVTSAGSDAVLRYDAGTGAYLGALVAPFSGGLDTPRGMVVRGGSLYVSSWANDRVLKYDATTGAYQSTFVTAGSGGLDRPTDLVFSEDGDLLVLSFGTRQVLRYSGTTGAYRGVHLAGTAGSPLLDTPACLAPRVGTGHGPIVSVTGLTLRNGRSDVGVPGAGLYVNAGASVTLSDSVVRDNSSSVFGGGISNWGVLDVRRSEVRDNSLPEGGGGQTSQGGGIFNNGSLTLTDTTLAGNVATRGGGLSNLKHADLVGVTVSGNRVWGGGGGIRNVSDDAVLDISFSTITGNEANRPGGSGEPDRFGGGIMNLGPVAQVNVANSVIAGNTDNRDRFQSGYGPDCYSPTTFRMTSHRDNLLGVLSDSCVIRDTIFGDHSTIQSGTGEAPLDPRLGPLGANGGLPRTHALLSGSPAIDADVSGTSATFFDCGTHDARQQPRPVDGDLDGTPRCDLGAYEYQPPSDGDGVSPATEDGAPHGGDGNSDGIPDRLQPGVASLPAANGAGYVTFVASPGSVLQDVHTTAPAPGAPAGVRLPVGAFSFSVTASPTATVQLLLPPGTAPDAYWKHGPRPGAPTPAWYDFSFAGGTGATVSGDTVTLHLVDGVRGDSDLTANGIVTDPGGPVTLLRCDGQVATIVGTEGNDRITGTAGDDVIVALGGKDKVQGGDGNDVVCGGAGDDTIHGGAGDDHLFGGDGHDSLHGGPGADLLDGLDDDSVKG
- a CDS encoding glycoside hydrolase family 127 protein; its protein translation is MVHRPDLYKALEGVAWELGRADSPALAALVDEMAGVIGAAQGPDGYVNSFVQAGLDVRWDDLVKSHELYCIGHLVQAGIAHRRATGSSSLFDVAVRAADCAVRDFGGGRRRDSDGHEEVEMALVELFRETGERAYLELARQFLDDRGYGLLGTDGHFEPAYFQDAVPVREQTEVVGHAVRAVYLIAGMVDVYVETGDQTLLDAAVAQWESMTARKAYVTGAVGLRVEGEAFGDPYELPPDLGYGETCASIGVVMASWRLLLATGEARFADAVERALHNLVAASTSVERTGFFYSNPAQRRVPHEPAPTDTRPTRAAAPGTRPPWFECACCPPNVLRTIASLGAYVATWSPAGVQVHQYVPATVAADLPEGRVELEVATAYPLDGVVDVRVVTSPDEPWELRLRVPAWAGDGARLEVDGEGRAAGGPGYAAVARRWEAGERVRLVLPVAPRLTVAHPSVDAVRGQVAVERGPVVLCFESPDQRGLDLERVELLVDRPLEEETVELLGQRVVRVRARGVQRDDSGWAGSGWATLGQEPAGAAREVELVAVPYALWANRGPSTMRVFVPARRG
- the dcd gene encoding dCTP deaminase produces the protein MILSDGTIRRLLDEGRLVVDPIEPSQVQPASVDVRLGAEFLVFRNHTAEVIDPYARRSDLMQKIAVGEGDAFVLHPGEFVLGTTLEAIGLPDDLVARVEGKSSLGRLGLLIHATAGFVDPGWKRGQITLELSNVATLPIKLWPGMRVGQLSFHTLDAPAERPYGHPDLGSKYVGQQGPVASQYEQNARS
- a CDS encoding exodeoxyribonuclease III → MRIATWNVNSVLAREPRMLEWLERVAPDVVCLQETKCDDAAFPRAGVEALGYEVAAHGEGRWNGVALLSRVGIDDVRRGLPSDPGFPTPDVREARAVSATCGGVRVWSVYVPNGREPGHEHYAYKLAWFDALRDAVAAELPGPLAVMGDFNVAPTDADVWDPKAFTHSTHVTPPERGALAALRDLGLGDVVPRALKYDIPFTYWDYRAGMFHKNLGMRIDLVYASEPVRTRVTDAWIDREARKGKGASDHAPVVVELSDES
- a CDS encoding type 1 glutamine amidotransferase; this encodes MTVLVVQHKPVEGPYRLGQALVRAGRALDVRRTYLGDPVPADASSLSGVVVMGGPMAAYSDEGFASRTAELALLEDALDRSVPVLGICLGAQLLAVASGGSAVPGHGLEVGWGDVELTEAAASDELLGSLPTRLRTLHWHGDTVVLPPQAAHLARSAAYENQAFRVGAAAWGLQPHLELDRAGVDAFCTEFADEAPGPLGEEIRERAPEAVAALAGVAEVVFGRFAALCR